Proteins encoded in a region of the Nocardia asteroides genome:
- a CDS encoding PaaI family thioesterase codes for MTDGVRSLHLEWDDPGIAVLGMIQLTRDELVERIRTGELKLPPLAKLLNIEVLDAEPGRMTLSLTPDERHVNFLGVVGGGVVGTVLDVAMWGAVQLSVEDKSMLTTVSMNTNLVRGVSHTQGPLRAVAEAVHVGRTTATAEGRLIDANGKVYATATATFVRMGGGNR; via the coding sequence GTGACCGATGGCGTACGCTCGCTGCACCTGGAGTGGGACGATCCCGGCATCGCCGTACTCGGCATGATCCAGCTCACGCGGGACGAACTCGTCGAGCGCATTCGCACCGGTGAACTGAAACTGCCGCCGCTGGCCAAGCTGCTCAATATCGAGGTGCTCGACGCGGAGCCGGGGCGGATGACCCTGAGTCTCACACCGGACGAGCGCCACGTGAACTTCCTCGGCGTGGTCGGTGGCGGCGTCGTCGGCACCGTGCTCGACGTCGCGATGTGGGGCGCGGTCCAGCTGTCGGTGGAGGACAAGTCCATGCTCACAACCGTGAGCATGAACACCAACCTGGTGCGCGGGGTCTCGCACACCCAGGGGCCGTTGCGGGCGGTCGCGGAGGCGGTGCACGTCGGCCGGACGACGGCGACCGCCGAAGGCCGCCTCATCGACGCCAACGGCAAGGTCTATGCCACAGCCACCGCCACATTCGTGCGGATGGGCGGCGGAAACAGGTGA
- a CDS encoding NADPH-dependent 2,4-dienoyl-CoA reductase → MSCTFPHLLSPIELGRVRLRNRVVMGSMHTGLEDRAWHIDRLAAFFAERARGGVGLIVTGGYSPSREGWLWPFACAMLDETDAERHRVITEAVHEAGGKIALQILHGGRDSNIPTNLAPSAVASPLTAFEPRAFTEQEIETTIADHVRCARLAQLAGYDGVEIMGGEGFLINQFLAPRTNTRTDRWGGSAANRRRFPVEVATRTRAAVGEDLLIMFRMSLAEFVEDGQTFAEIIDLAKELEAAGVDVINTDIGWHESRVPTIVTSVPRAAFVGYTAALKEHITIPVCASNRINMPEIAEDILARGDADLISLARPLLADPDWVNKAAESRVDEINTCIACNQACLDHTFTRQTVSCLVNPRACHETLLQLLPTRRAKRVAVVGAGPAGLSAAIGLAERGHQVELFEAENRIGGQFDLARRIPGKEEFDETIRYYRRKLELTGVTVHLDVRATAEQLAAGGWDEVVLATGVRPRVPDILGIDHPMVLSYPELIRKERPVGNRVAVIGAGGIGFDVSEFLTANHHTALALDQWRDEWGVTDDIHAPGQLRTRRPARAIREVTMLQRKSGPFGLTLGKTTGWIHRAALEARGVEQIGGVNYERIDDRGLHLSFGPQRLGGRVIEVDNVVVCTGQESVRDLKDQLESRGVRVHLIGGADEAKELDAKRAIQQGTQLAAEL, encoded by the coding sequence ATGAGCTGCACCTTTCCTCATTTGCTGTCGCCGATCGAGCTGGGGAGGGTCAGGCTCCGAAACCGAGTTGTGATGGGCTCCATGCACACTGGCCTGGAAGATCGGGCCTGGCACATCGACCGCCTGGCAGCGTTCTTCGCCGAACGCGCACGCGGCGGAGTGGGGCTGATCGTCACCGGGGGTTACTCCCCCAGCCGCGAGGGATGGCTCTGGCCGTTCGCGTGCGCGATGCTCGACGAGACCGACGCCGAGCGGCACCGGGTGATCACCGAGGCGGTCCACGAAGCGGGCGGCAAGATCGCCCTGCAGATCCTGCACGGTGGACGCGATTCGAACATTCCCACCAATCTGGCGCCCTCCGCGGTGGCGTCGCCGCTCACCGCGTTCGAGCCGCGGGCGTTCACCGAGCAGGAGATCGAGACTACGATCGCCGACCACGTGCGCTGCGCGCGATTGGCGCAGCTTGCCGGATACGACGGCGTGGAGATCATGGGCGGGGAAGGCTTCCTGATCAACCAATTCCTCGCTCCGCGCACCAACACCCGGACCGATCGCTGGGGCGGATCGGCGGCGAACCGGCGGCGTTTCCCGGTCGAGGTCGCCACCCGGACCAGGGCCGCCGTCGGCGAAGACCTACTCATCATGTTCCGGATGTCGCTGGCCGAATTCGTCGAGGACGGACAGACCTTCGCCGAGATCATCGACCTGGCGAAGGAACTGGAAGCCGCCGGGGTGGATGTCATCAACACCGATATCGGCTGGCACGAATCGCGGGTACCGACGATCGTCACGTCGGTGCCGCGGGCCGCGTTCGTCGGATATACCGCGGCGCTCAAGGAGCACATCACGATCCCGGTCTGTGCGTCGAACCGGATCAACATGCCCGAGATCGCCGAGGACATCCTGGCGCGCGGCGACGCGGACCTGATCTCTCTGGCCCGTCCGCTGCTGGCCGACCCGGATTGGGTCAACAAGGCCGCCGAGTCGCGCGTGGACGAGATCAACACCTGCATCGCCTGCAACCAAGCCTGCCTGGACCACACCTTTACCCGGCAGACCGTGTCATGCCTGGTGAATCCCCGCGCCTGCCATGAGACGCTGCTGCAACTGCTGCCCACCAGGCGGGCCAAACGCGTCGCCGTCGTCGGCGCCGGTCCCGCCGGGTTGTCGGCCGCGATCGGACTGGCCGAACGCGGACACCAGGTGGAGCTCTTCGAAGCGGAGAACCGGATCGGTGGCCAGTTCGACCTGGCCCGCCGCATCCCCGGCAAGGAGGAGTTCGACGAGACGATCCGGTACTACCGCCGCAAGCTCGAACTCACCGGCGTCACCGTGCATCTCGACGTCCGCGCCACCGCCGAGCAGCTCGCCGCGGGTGGCTGGGACGAGGTGGTGCTGGCGACCGGCGTGCGTCCCCGCGTTCCCGACATCCTCGGCATCGATCACCCCATGGTGCTGTCGTATCCGGAACTGATCAGGAAGGAAAGGCCCGTCGGCAACCGGGTGGCCGTCATCGGCGCGGGCGGAATCGGTTTCGATGTCAGCGAATTCCTCACCGCGAACCACCACACCGCGCTCGCACTCGATCAATGGCGCGACGAGTGGGGTGTCACCGATGACATCCACGCTCCCGGCCAGCTGCGCACTCGTCGGCCCGCCCGGGCTATCCGAGAAGTGACCATGCTGCAACGCAAGTCGGGTCCCTTCGGACTGACCTTGGGGAAGACGACCGGTTGGATCCATCGCGCCGCGCTGGAGGCGCGCGGTGTCGAGCAGATCGGCGGCGTCAACTACGAGCGGATCGACGATCGGGGGCTGCACCTCAGCTTCGGCCCGCAACGTCTGGGCGGCCGGGTGATCGAAGTCGACAACGTGGTGGTGTGCACGGGCCAGGAATCGGTCCGCGACCTGAAGGACCAGCTCGAATCACGGGGTGTTCGGGTGCATCTCATCGGCGGCGCCGACGAAGCGAAGGAACTCGATGCCAAACGCGCCATCCAGCAGGGTACCCAGCTCGCGGCCGAACTCTGA
- a CDS encoding class A beta-lactamase-related serine hydrolase, with amino-acid sequence MSTAQDRIRAVFADAGCSGWLHARRCDGSVTEISVGGDERVVLASVYKLPLFVAFCRLVDTGRIDPATRLTVAPSDCTPGPTGIAVMRDPVTMSLRDLATSMMTVSDNAAADVLLGATGLGAVEGLLDDLGLTRTRIVGGTADLHRSLVRDTDTHTTAEAFAVLAENDDAWSVSAYDPAYTSATTPEEMTRLLRALWSGAVLSDEQTEFVRTVMRHQVWPHRVTAGFPYRSVSVAGKTGTIGVIRNEVAVVEFPGEHPVAVAIFTRAARADPHLPVVDAAIAESARIAVTELRLPLPGG; translated from the coding sequence ATGAGCACCGCCCAGGACAGGATCCGCGCCGTATTCGCGGACGCGGGATGCAGCGGCTGGCTGCACGCCCGCCGGTGCGACGGCTCCGTGACCGAGATCTCCGTGGGCGGCGACGAACGGGTGGTGCTCGCGTCGGTGTACAAATTGCCGCTGTTCGTCGCGTTCTGCCGCCTCGTCGACACAGGGCGCATCGATCCTGCTACCCGGCTGACGGTCGCACCGTCCGATTGCACGCCGGGGCCCACCGGGATCGCCGTCATGCGCGATCCGGTGACCATGAGCCTGCGCGACCTCGCGACGTCGATGATGACCGTCTCGGACAACGCCGCGGCCGATGTCCTGCTCGGCGCGACAGGCCTCGGTGCGGTGGAGGGCCTGCTGGACGATCTCGGCCTCACCCGCACCCGGATCGTGGGCGGCACCGCCGACCTGCACCGCAGCCTCGTCCGCGACACCGACACCCACACCACCGCCGAGGCGTTCGCCGTGCTCGCCGAGAACGACGATGCATGGTCGGTGTCGGCGTACGACCCGGCGTACACGAGCGCGACGACACCGGAGGAAATGACCCGTCTCCTGCGCGCACTGTGGAGCGGCGCGGTGCTGTCCGACGAGCAGACCGAATTCGTCCGCACCGTCATGCGCCACCAAGTCTGGCCGCACCGCGTCACCGCCGGATTCCCCTACCGCAGTGTGTCGGTCGCAGGTAAAACCGGAACAATCGGGGTCATCCGCAACGAGGTAGCGGTCGTCGAATTTCCCGGCGAGCACCCCGTCGCGGTCGCGATATTCACCCGGGCGGCCCGCGCGGACCCGCACCTGCCCGTGGTTGACGCCGCCATCGCTGAATCCGCCCGCATCGCCGTCACAGAACTGCGCCTTCCCTTACCGGGAGGGTGA
- a CDS encoding LysR family transcriptional regulator, which yields MDLIRHLRFFVSIAEEGHFGRAAAALDMTQPPLSQGLRRLERHLGVDLIHRTRQGAVLTSAGLQLLPRARLLVDDAERLLAESHRIASAHGAVHWGATAALPDRVVTACVGALRTAVVPDTAVSTTVGASVDLVADVRSGLCDVAVVEHPALVDGVEVRPVVRIPRWLVVPSDHRSAGAERPTFPMLAGLSFACPPRAANPPAFDTIVDLLRERGLDAPAVPAPDDRAVFAAVAAGTSFGLTAMPPSSTPGVTWLRIAPQAVALRVRVVYRPGADAHADAVDRVLYRERLR from the coding sequence ATGGACCTGATCCGCCACCTTCGGTTCTTCGTCTCCATCGCGGAGGAAGGACACTTCGGCAGGGCGGCGGCCGCGCTGGACATGACCCAGCCACCGCTGTCGCAGGGACTCCGTCGGCTCGAACGGCATCTCGGCGTCGACCTCATCCACCGCACCCGGCAGGGGGCCGTGCTCACGTCGGCAGGCCTACAGCTGCTCCCGCGCGCTCGGCTGCTCGTGGACGACGCCGAGCGCCTGCTCGCCGAGTCACACCGCATCGCGAGTGCCCACGGCGCCGTGCACTGGGGCGCGACCGCGGCGTTGCCCGACCGGGTGGTCACGGCGTGCGTGGGTGCGCTGCGCACGGCGGTCGTCCCGGATACCGCGGTGTCCACGACGGTGGGCGCCAGCGTCGACCTGGTCGCCGACGTGCGCTCGGGACTGTGCGACGTCGCCGTGGTCGAGCATCCCGCGCTGGTCGACGGCGTCGAGGTCCGCCCGGTCGTCAGAATTCCGCGGTGGCTCGTGGTGCCGTCGGATCATCGCAGCGCCGGCGCCGAACGCCCCACCTTCCCCATGCTCGCCGGATTGAGTTTCGCCTGCCCACCGCGCGCCGCCAATCCTCCTGCCTTCGACACCATTGTGGATCTGTTGCGCGAGCGGGGCCTGGACGCACCGGCCGTGCCCGCGCCCGACGATCGGGCCGTGTTCGCGGCGGTGGCCGCCGGAACGAGCTTCGGGCTCACCGCCATGCCTCCGTCATCCACGCCCGGCGTGACCTGGCTGCGCATCGCGCCGCAGGCGGTCGCCCTGCGAGTCCGCGTCGTCTACCGTCCGGGCGCTGATGCCCATGCCGATGCCGTCGACCGGGTGCTGTATCGGGAGCGCCTGCGATGA
- the bla gene encoding class A beta-lactamase — MTLSALAHRAPLGRRRLLAAVTVSALSLATAACGSGADTPAASNTTPAATIPSFAEMETTHSARLGVYAIDTGTGRTVVHRDGERFPIASTFKGLACGALLRDHPLATGYFDQVIHYSRSELVLNSPVTEKHVDTGMTVAELCDATITLSDNTAGNLLLKLLGGPEGFTAFLRSIGDTVSRLDRWEPELNTAIPGDERDTTTAAALATDYRNLVLGDILAEPERAQLKSWLVAAKTGDARIRAALPADWTVGDKTGSPAYGGALDVAIAWPPGRAPLVIAVLSTKFEQNAEADNPLVAEAARAAVGALG, encoded by the coding sequence GTGACCCTTTCTGCTCTTGCTCACCGTGCCCCGCTCGGTCGTCGCCGGCTCCTCGCCGCTGTGACGGTGTCCGCGCTGTCTCTCGCCACCGCCGCGTGCGGGTCCGGCGCCGATACGCCAGCGGCCTCGAACACCACACCCGCGGCCACGATTCCGTCGTTCGCCGAGATGGAGACGACACACTCCGCACGGCTGGGTGTGTATGCGATCGACACCGGCACCGGCCGCACCGTTGTCCATCGAGACGGGGAGAGGTTCCCGATCGCCTCCACGTTCAAAGGTCTCGCGTGCGGGGCCCTCCTGCGCGACCATCCTCTGGCAACGGGTTACTTCGATCAGGTGATCCACTATTCCCGGTCCGAACTCGTCCTCAACTCGCCGGTGACCGAGAAACATGTCGACACCGGCATGACCGTCGCCGAGCTGTGCGATGCCACGATCACCCTGTCCGACAACACCGCGGGCAACCTGCTGCTGAAGCTTCTCGGCGGCCCGGAAGGCTTCACCGCGTTCCTGCGGTCCATCGGCGACACCGTCTCCCGCCTGGACCGCTGGGAGCCCGAGTTGAACACCGCCATTCCCGGCGACGAGCGGGACACCACCACAGCCGCCGCCCTCGCCACCGATTACCGCAACCTCGTCCTCGGCGACATTCTCGCCGAACCCGAGCGAGCGCAATTGAAGTCGTGGCTGGTCGCCGCCAAGACGGGGGACGCACGCATTCGTGCCGCGCTGCCCGCCGACTGGACCGTCGGCGACAAGACCGGCAGCCCCGCTTACGGCGGCGCGCTCGACGTCGCGATCGCTTGGCCGCCCGGACGCGCTCCGCTCGTCATCGCCGTGCTTTCCACGAAATTCGAGCAGAACGCCGAAGCCGACAACCCTCTCGTCGCCGAGGCCGCCCGCGCCGCGGTTGGTGCGCTCGGGTAG
- a CDS encoding glycerophosphodiester phosphodiesterase, which yields MPEPENVSLAAPQRRWKKKRYWMPVTVIALLAGFLFANNTTLLAAEPEGRPLVLAHRGMAQTFAMDGVDADTCTASRINPPVHDYLENTIAGIQAAFDSGADQVEFDVHWTADGEFAVFHDWTLDCRTDGTGTTRDHTMDELRKLDIGYGYTADGGKTYPFRGRGVGLMPTLDEVLATFPTQSLLIHIKSNDPAEGAALADRLAAEKPDRLTVYGGDEPVAAVHERLPDMRVMSKQIMIDCLGRYEALGWTGAAPGACRHTQLHIPEGYAPWLWGWPHRFAERMADADARIVLVAGSGGFSEGFDTPEALGRIPAGFTGLVWTNRVDTIAAALR from the coding sequence ATGCCCGAGCCCGAGAATGTATCGCTCGCCGCCCCACAGCGCCGCTGGAAGAAGAAGCGCTACTGGATGCCCGTCACAGTGATCGCGCTGCTGGCCGGGTTCCTGTTCGCCAACAACACAACGCTGCTCGCGGCCGAGCCCGAGGGCAGGCCGCTGGTGCTCGCACATCGCGGAATGGCGCAGACCTTCGCCATGGACGGCGTCGATGCCGACACCTGCACCGCCTCGCGTATCAATCCGCCGGTGCACGACTATCTGGAGAACACCATCGCCGGGATTCAGGCCGCCTTCGACTCGGGCGCGGATCAGGTCGAGTTCGACGTCCACTGGACCGCCGACGGCGAGTTCGCGGTCTTCCACGACTGGACGCTCGACTGCCGCACCGACGGCACCGGCACCACCCGTGACCACACCATGGATGAGCTGCGAAAACTCGATATCGGGTACGGCTATACCGCCGACGGCGGCAAAACCTACCCGTTCCGTGGGAGGGGCGTCGGTCTCATGCCCACGCTCGACGAGGTGCTCGCCACCTTCCCCACCCAGTCGCTGCTGATCCACATCAAGAGCAACGACCCCGCCGAGGGTGCGGCCCTGGCGGATCGGCTCGCCGCTGAAAAACCGGACCGGCTCACCGTCTACGGCGGCGACGAACCGGTCGCGGCCGTCCATGAGCGCTTGCCGGACATGCGCGTCATGTCCAAACAGATCATGATCGACTGCCTGGGCCGGTACGAGGCCCTCGGATGGACCGGCGCGGCCCCCGGCGCCTGCCGCCACACCCAACTGCATATTCCCGAAGGCTACGCGCCCTGGCTGTGGGGCTGGCCGCACCGATTCGCCGAACGCATGGCCGACGCGGACGCCCGGATCGTGCTGGTCGCCGGATCCGGCGGGTTCTCCGAGGGCTTCGACACTCCCGAAGCCCTCGGCCGAATCCCCGCTGGTTTCACCGGTCTGGTCTGGACCAACCGAGTCGACACCATTGCGGCCGCACTTCGGTAA
- a CDS encoding VOC family protein — translation MPIATSSFDHVRLTVTDIDRSRAFYDAVFGWPIAWECPVDADEDTRARFGFLFGGVIYQMGDALLGLRPVASDEFDEDRVGLDHLAFTLATRSDLDSAAALLDELGIAHAGVKDLGPMYILEFRDPDNIALELVVRKQ, via the coding sequence ATGCCGATCGCCACCAGTTCGTTCGACCATGTCCGCTTGACAGTGACCGACATCGACAGATCCCGGGCCTTCTATGACGCCGTCTTCGGATGGCCGATCGCCTGGGAATGTCCCGTGGACGCGGACGAAGACACCCGTGCGCGCTTCGGGTTCCTCTTCGGCGGTGTGATCTACCAGATGGGTGATGCGCTGCTCGGACTTCGCCCCGTCGCCAGCGACGAGTTCGACGAAGATCGAGTGGGACTCGACCACCTCGCCTTCACCCTCGCCACTCGGTCGGATCTCGATTCGGCGGCTGCCTTGCTCGACGAACTCGGCATCGCGCACGCGGGAGTGAAAGACCTCGGTCCCATGTACATTCTCGAATTCCGCGACCCGGACAACATCGCGCTGGAATTGGTCGTACGCAAGCAGTAA
- a CDS encoding 1-acyl-sn-glycerol-3-phosphate acyltransferase codes for MDEIVYPFAVFMVKAAQRVLRLRTRIVDESHLPPVGGVVVASNHVSYLDPFAIALAADKVGRVARFLSTREHFDHRVYGAAMRSMRHIAVGSGGDGEAYRAAAAALAAGELIGVFPEATIARSFTVQRLRTGAARLAAGCGVPLVPVAVWGTQRLWTTHHRELGQRGLPLTVIVGEPMFPAADDNPDYVTIQLHDRMKDLLDRAQREYPDSGTGQWWQPRHLGGSALTPAEAVALDAAENHARDRREP; via the coding sequence GTGGATGAAATCGTCTATCCCTTCGCGGTTTTCATGGTGAAGGCCGCTCAGCGCGTATTGCGCCTGCGGACTCGGATAGTCGATGAATCACACCTGCCCCCTGTCGGGGGTGTGGTGGTGGCCAGCAATCACGTGTCGTATCTGGACCCTTTCGCTATCGCGCTTGCTGCGGACAAGGTGGGCCGGGTGGCGAGGTTCCTCTCGACGCGGGAGCATTTCGACCATCGGGTATATGGCGCTGCGATGCGCAGTATGCGGCACATCGCGGTGGGTTCCGGCGGTGATGGCGAGGCCTACCGCGCCGCGGCCGCCGCACTGGCCGCAGGGGAGCTCATCGGGGTGTTTCCGGAGGCGACGATCGCGCGATCGTTCACCGTCCAGCGGTTGCGGACGGGAGCAGCACGGTTGGCGGCAGGGTGCGGGGTGCCGCTGGTGCCGGTGGCGGTGTGGGGCACGCAGCGGCTGTGGACCACCCACCACCGTGAGCTCGGTCAGCGGGGTCTACCACTCACGGTGATCGTGGGTGAGCCGATGTTCCCCGCGGCTGACGACAACCCTGACTACGTCACCATCCAGTTGCATGACCGTATGAAGGATCTTTTGGACCGGGCACAGCGGGAGTATCCCGATTCCGGGACGGGACAGTGGTGGCAACCCCGTCATCTCGGCGGGTCCGCACTCACCCCGGCCGAGGCTGTGGCCCTGGATGCCGCGGAGAATCACGCACGGGATCGGCGCGAACCGTGA
- a CDS encoding PIG-L family deacetylase, with the protein MTSRTAVECLGAPDTPWVFVHAHPDDESLLTAGTMRRVSEAGRRTVVVFATDGAAGLADSPPGPQLAARREAEALASAAVLGCDRVEFLGYADSGLDGHVPGGFCGVPVAQAAERLAALLIEERAGVVTSYDSSGGYGHPDHVQVNRVVAAAARQAATPLLLEATVDRDQLLRVLRLIHAVGLLPAGVAMDRFSTSFVPGADITHRVDVRRHASVKRASMMAHASQAGGGDGLRTLRLLGRLPMPLFRRICGTEWFVQRNV; encoded by the coding sequence GTGACATCCCGAACCGCTGTCGAGTGCCTCGGCGCGCCGGATACGCCCTGGGTCTTCGTGCACGCCCATCCCGACGACGAATCACTGTTGACGGCGGGAACGATGCGCAGGGTCAGCGAGGCCGGACGGCGCACCGTCGTCGTGTTCGCGACCGATGGCGCCGCGGGACTCGCGGATTCGCCACCAGGTCCGCAGCTCGCAGCGCGTCGCGAGGCGGAGGCGTTGGCATCAGCCGCGGTCCTGGGATGCGACCGGGTGGAATTCCTCGGGTACGCGGATTCCGGACTCGACGGTCATGTGCCAGGCGGCTTCTGCGGCGTCCCTGTCGCCCAAGCGGCCGAGCGGCTTGCCGCCCTCTTGATCGAGGAGCGGGCGGGTGTGGTCACTTCCTATGACTCATCCGGAGGTTACGGGCATCCCGATCACGTGCAGGTTAATCGGGTGGTTGCGGCGGCGGCGCGGCAGGCCGCCACACCGTTGTTGCTGGAGGCGACAGTCGATCGCGATCAGCTACTGCGGGTATTGCGCTTGATACATGCTGTGGGATTGTTGCCCGCGGGGGTAGCGATGGATCGGTTCAGCACGAGCTTTGTCCCCGGCGCGGACATCACCCACCGGGTCGACGTGCGACGCCATGCGAGCGTCAAGCGCGCCAGCATGATGGCCCATGCCAGCCAGGCGGGTGGCGGTGACGGCTTGCGCACCCTGCGCTTGTTGGGGCGGCTACCGATGCCGCTGTTCCGACGAATCTGCGGCACGGAATGGTTTGTACAGCGGAATGTTTGA
- a CDS encoding CocE/NonD family hydrolase: protein MPDGERLLADRYYRASAAPGPTILVRSPMGRRPLGVIYGLYFARAGFQVVVQDGRSGEDVLPLSTERADGLATIEWLRGQVWFDGRLALHGMSAMGFAHWAIAADIPELLAVSVHVAASSVADTIFTGGSTALESVLIWCSNHSFITALRAPRRARRAIASGRPAAELDVLTGGRTVSFYQAVIADIGAGSPLRELLDHARAPAECAGIPVHLVGGWYDIFLPGLVRDYVALSAAGGAPRLTIGPWGHYNLRQFVVANREARQWFDTHLRGSEDRSSRGPVRLFVTGVRRWREYVSWPPPGTSLVRWHLRESGRLSRVSAEQAGSDHFRYDPADPTPAPRGPVIVGFSRPQDCRQIESRPDLLTYTSDPLDAPLEIIGTVVAELRLRIATAHSPRGHGVCDVVVRVCDVHPGGRSFNICEGVQRGEPPTDEDDIRVELWPIAHRFAAGHRLRVQVCGAAVPRYLRQPDPAAYELIRDPNGTSSVILPTVPTGLGMC, encoded by the coding sequence ATGCCGGATGGTGAACGCCTGCTCGCCGACCGGTACTACCGTGCGTCGGCTGCACCCGGACCGACCATCCTGGTGCGATCCCCTATGGGACGCCGACCGCTTGGCGTCATCTATGGGTTGTACTTCGCGCGCGCGGGATTTCAGGTGGTGGTGCAGGACGGCCGTTCGGGCGAGGATGTGCTGCCGCTGAGCACCGAGCGTGCCGACGGGTTGGCGACGATCGAGTGGCTTCGAGGTCAGGTGTGGTTCGACGGCAGGTTGGCGTTGCATGGCATGAGCGCGATGGGGTTCGCGCACTGGGCTATCGCGGCGGACATCCCCGAATTGCTCGCTGTTTCAGTTCATGTCGCGGCCTCATCGGTTGCGGACACGATCTTCACCGGCGGTTCGACTGCGCTGGAGTCCGTGCTGATCTGGTGTTCGAATCACAGTTTCATCACCGCGCTGCGGGCGCCCCGTCGAGCGCGCCGGGCGATCGCGTCGGGGCGCCCGGCCGCGGAGTTGGATGTGCTGACCGGCGGTCGAACGGTCTCGTTCTATCAAGCCGTGATCGCCGACATCGGCGCGGGCAGCCCGTTGCGGGAACTTCTCGACCACGCTCGCGCACCCGCGGAGTGCGCCGGAATACCGGTGCATCTCGTCGGCGGCTGGTACGACATCTTCCTGCCGGGCCTCGTCCGCGACTATGTCGCATTGAGTGCGGCCGGTGGTGCGCCGCGACTCACTATCGGACCATGGGGGCATTACAACCTCCGCCAATTCGTCGTCGCGAATCGTGAGGCCCGGCAGTGGTTCGACACCCACCTGCGTGGAAGCGAGGATCGCTCGTCTCGCGGGCCCGTTCGCCTGTTCGTCACCGGAGTCCGGCGCTGGCGCGAATACGTTTCGTGGCCTCCACCCGGAACCAGTCTCGTACGATGGCATTTGCGTGAGTCTGGGCGGCTGTCGCGTGTGTCTGCTGAGCAGGCGGGAAGCGATCATTTCCGATACGACCCTGCGGACCCCACGCCCGCTCCCCGTGGTCCCGTGATCGTCGGGTTCTCGCGGCCACAGGACTGTCGGCAGATCGAAAGTCGGCCCGACCTGCTGACATACACCAGCGACCCGCTTGACGCACCGCTCGAGATCATCGGAACGGTGGTCGCCGAGCTTCGGTTGCGCATAGCCACCGCACATTCGCCGCGCGGGCATGGCGTCTGCGATGTCGTCGTGCGCGTGTGCGACGTTCATCCCGGTGGGCGATCTTTCAACATCTGCGAAGGCGTACAGCGGGGCGAGCCACCAACCGACGAGGACGATATCCGGGTCGAATTGTGGCCGATCGCGCACCGGTTCGCCGCCGGACATCGGCTGCGCGTGCAGGTATGCGGCGCGGCGGTTCCGCGCTACTTACGGCAGCCGGACCCGGCCGCATACGAGCTCATTCGTGACCCGAACGGTACCTCGTCCGTGATTCTGCCGACGGTCCCCACTGGTCTCGGAATGTGCTGA